A genomic stretch from Candidatus Dormiibacterota bacterium includes:
- a CDS encoding ABC transporter ATP-binding protein, whose translation MSESAVPVVRVERLRKVYTVGDDQVIALGGVDLTIESGDFLSVMGPSGSGKSTFMQIIGLLDQPTDGTYYFEGKDVSNLTSDERADIRSRRLGFVFQSYNLLSRTSAVENVELPMVYAGIPEDERRRIALEKMEIVGIAQLAKHAPNQMSGGQQQRVAIARSLVNNPGLILADEPTGALDTKTSSDVMRLFKQLNKDLGMTIMVVTHEFDVAMNARRIVSFRDGLIISDKPNETLAGVA comes from the coding sequence ATGTCGGAATCTGCGGTTCCGGTCGTTCGGGTCGAACGGCTACGTAAAGTGTACACGGTGGGCGACGACCAAGTGATCGCGCTCGGCGGCGTGGATCTGACGATCGAGTCGGGAGACTTTCTCTCGGTCATGGGTCCGTCGGGATCGGGCAAATCCACATTCATGCAAATCATCGGCTTGCTCGACCAACCGACCGATGGAACCTATTACTTCGAAGGTAAGGATGTCTCCAATTTGACATCCGACGAGCGCGCCGATATCCGCAGCCGTCGCCTGGGCTTCGTTTTCCAATCGTATAATTTGTTGTCCCGCACCAGCGCCGTCGAAAACGTCGAACTCCCCATGGTCTATGCGGGTATACCGGAAGACGAACGCCGCCGCATCGCGCTCGAAAAAATGGAGATCGTCGGCATCGCGCAGTTGGCTAAGCACGCTCCGAATCAAATGTCGGGCGGTCAGCAGCAGCGCGTGGCGATCGCGCGCTCGTTAGTCAACAACCCCGGCCTCATTCTCGCAGACGAACCCACCGGCGCGCTCGATACCAAAACGTCCAGTGACGTGATGCGCCTCTTCAAGCAGCTCAACAAAGACCTCGGTATGACGATTATGGTCGTTACCCACGAATTCGACGTCGCCATGAATGCCCGTCGCATCGTCTCGTTCCGTGACGGGCTCATTATTTCCGACAAACCGAACGAAACACTCGCGGGCGTAGCATGA
- a CDS encoding response regulator transcription factor: MSAIRIAVVDDEPRIRELLELTLSHHGFVVRSAADGQAGLALVKEFEPDLIVLDVMMPKIDGIALLPMLRRVTDAPVIMLSAKGELEDRVEGLVHGADDYLSKPFEISELLAHIEAKLRRPHLEQRSALSLDDLNVDLDQHVVTRNGKQLDLSPREYDLLVTLLRRPRRVFTREELLDLVWGNSSEVGPNAVERYISYLRVKVDEGAPRQLIHTVRGAGYTLHA; this comes from the coding sequence ATGAGCGCCATACGCATCGCGGTGGTCGACGACGAGCCGCGCATTCGCGAACTGCTGGAACTGACGCTCTCGCACCACGGCTTCGTCGTGCGTTCGGCAGCCGACGGACAAGCCGGCCTCGCGCTCGTGAAAGAGTTCGAGCCGGACCTCATCGTGCTCGACGTGATGATGCCCAAGATCGACGGCATCGCGCTGTTGCCGATGCTGCGCCGGGTAACGGATGCGCCGGTCATCATGCTCAGCGCCAAGGGCGAACTCGAAGATCGCGTCGAGGGGCTCGTCCACGGAGCCGACGATTATTTGAGCAAGCCGTTCGAAATATCCGAGCTGCTCGCGCACATCGAGGCCAAGTTGCGACGCCCGCACCTGGAGCAGCGTAGTGCGCTTAGCCTCGACGATTTGAACGTCGACCTGGACCAACACGTCGTAACGCGCAACGGCAAGCAGCTCGATCTCTCGCCGCGCGAATACGATCTGCTGGTCACGTTATTGCGCCGGCCGCGGCGCGTGTTTACGCGGGAGGAACTGTTGGACTTAGTCTGGGGGAATTCGAGCGAAGTCGGGCCCAACGCCGTGGAACGCTACATATCGTATCTGCGCGTCAAGGTGGACGAAGGCGCGCCGCGGCAGCTGATACATACGGTTCGCGGGGCCGGCTACACGCTGCATGCGTAG
- the dnaX gene encoding DNA polymerase III subunit gamma/tau has product MSLYRTWRPKTFTDLVGQDAVVRTLSSALESGKLAHAYLFSGPRGSGKTSAAKILARCIDCVNGPTPTPDNTCDNCLAMLSGTALDVLEIDAASNRGIDEIRALRDAVKFAPSSMRMKVYIIDEAHMLTKEGANAFLKTLEEPPEHAIFILATTEPEKLPVTILSRCQRYAFRRIAIPVMIERMREIADAERIAIDDAALAAIAYRADGGLRDALTMLEQAAAFADGPISPATLDLAFGNTGRNFAAQLVEATLARDAARTLSIIEDASDSGTDMLVLMRSLIASFRNLLVARVDPALLARDLAPEDAEQATARAQGVAQATLVRALRILSDAATLARTGGTPRLELETALLRFVLAGEDPSLDALSARLAALEEGTPRPAAETAAPPSAAARATTRPAIPEPVREPVAAELPRVEPVAPEPVASEPPPPAAKSPAQPKGSQPTLQQVRAAWQNIRGKVESERQSLGAPLSRAAVDAIEGKAVVLRLPDSLNVDILRDHLRLLEAAIEDVLGASLKVTLRVGEPGGTARAKVEESVRAPDADAGDEDAQALFKYANERIKER; this is encoded by the coding sequence GTGTCCCTCTATCGTACCTGGCGCCCTAAGACGTTTACCGACCTGGTCGGGCAAGATGCCGTCGTCCGCACCCTCTCGAGTGCCCTAGAGAGCGGAAAGCTGGCCCACGCCTACCTCTTTTCGGGGCCGCGCGGTTCGGGCAAGACCTCCGCTGCTAAGATTCTCGCTCGTTGCATCGATTGCGTCAACGGCCCCACCCCCACCCCGGACAACACCTGCGATAATTGTCTGGCCATGCTCTCGGGTACCGCCCTGGACGTGCTGGAGATCGACGCCGCCAGCAACCGCGGCATCGATGAAATCCGGGCGTTGCGCGATGCCGTAAAGTTCGCGCCGTCGTCCATGCGGATGAAAGTCTACATCATCGACGAAGCGCACATGCTCACGAAAGAGGGCGCGAACGCGTTCTTGAAAACGCTCGAGGAGCCGCCCGAGCACGCGATCTTCATCTTGGCTACTACCGAGCCGGAGAAATTGCCGGTGACGATTCTTTCGCGCTGCCAACGGTACGCGTTTCGCCGCATCGCGATTCCGGTGATGATCGAGCGCATGCGCGAGATCGCCGACGCCGAGCGCATCGCCATCGACGATGCGGCGCTGGCAGCTATAGCCTATCGCGCGGACGGCGGCCTGCGGGACGCGCTCACGATGCTCGAGCAGGCGGCGGCCTTTGCGGACGGGCCGATCAGCCCGGCGACGTTGGATTTAGCCTTCGGGAACACGGGCCGTAATTTCGCCGCGCAATTGGTTGAAGCGACGCTTGCGCGCGATGCGGCGCGGACGCTCTCGATCATCGAAGACGCATCGGATTCCGGTACCGATATGCTCGTATTAATGCGGTCGCTGATCGCGAGTTTTCGCAATCTGTTGGTGGCGCGAGTCGATCCCGCATTACTGGCGCGCGATCTGGCTCCCGAGGATGCCGAGCAGGCTACCGCGCGCGCGCAGGGCGTTGCTCAAGCGACGCTCGTTCGAGCGCTGCGCATTCTCAGCGATGCGGCGACCCTGGCCCGCACCGGCGGCACGCCGAGGCTCGAGCTGGAAACGGCCTTGCTCCGCTTCGTCTTGGCCGGCGAGGACCCGAGCCTCGATGCCCTCTCCGCCCGTCTGGCCGCCCTGGAAGAAGGGACGCCTAGGCCGGCCGCGGAGACGGCGGCGCCCCCATCCGCGGCCGCGCGAGCGACGACCCGGCCTGCGATACCCGAACCGGTGCGCGAGCCGGTTGCAGCCGAGCTGCCCAGGGTGGAGCCCGTTGCGCCTGAACCCGTCGCATCCGAACCGCCGCCTCCCGCGGCGAAGTCGCCGGCGCAGCCGAAAGGCAGCCAGCCGACCCTCCAGCAAGTGCGCGCGGCTTGGCAGAACATTCGGGGCAAAGTCGAGAGCGAGAGGCAGTCGCTCGGGGCACCTCTTTCTCGCGCTGCGGTCGATGCGATCGAAGGCAAGGCGGTCGTTTTACGGCTTCCGGATTCGCTCAACGTCGACATCTTGCGCGATCACCTGCGTTTGCTTGAGGCGGCGATCGAAGACGTTCTCGGGGCGAGCCTCAAGGTGACGCTGCGCGTCGGAGAGCCCGGCGGTACCGCGCGTGCGAAGGTCGAAGAGAGCGTTCGTGCGCCGGACGCGGATGCCGGCGACGAAGACGCGCAGGCCCTATTTAAATACGCTAACGAACGGATCAAAGAACGATGA
- a CDS encoding HAMP domain-containing sensor histidine kinase, with protein sequence MRSNTLFAGFAQRLTRGYVLLAFLLIVGVAGTTTTIAFLQYAASLNDAVSTTGHRVDQLAASAQAQHQSLSQYAAAIVKDAQRPRIHVFVRDEQHAIVAGHDEAVSRTAEVIGAVLGIHGHVTRVPGGIIIVAPDLDGFTHFLAFYWSITLPVGILAILAAWFVGRRITRNAIEPLVDVTHALRKIADGDFTPEPLLHSNTELRDLTGAYDDVAYRLSAATAERLRNEAEMRQFIADAGHELRTPLTVVMGYLDALQQGVVRDPDGISRVHETMLAESRRMRTVIEKLIFLARLERKGGLRSEPIDLAGLGQRAVDALQPIAAGRIRYTHAGSPAIAGDDTELYEALKNVLENALKYALDSPVRFTVDTDGAYARATVADEGPGMDAVDIEHAFDRFYRGSARTQAEGSGLGLAIAKRALDRIGGTIAIESALGQGTTVTMRFPRATELRNG encoded by the coding sequence ATGCGTAGCAACACGCTCTTTGCCGGATTCGCGCAGCGCCTGACACGCGGTTACGTCCTACTCGCATTTCTCTTGATCGTCGGCGTCGCCGGAACCACCACCACGATCGCCTTCCTGCAGTACGCCGCCTCCCTCAACGATGCGGTGTCGACCACCGGGCATCGCGTCGATCAGTTGGCGGCGTCGGCCCAAGCGCAGCATCAGTCGCTCTCGCAATATGCGGCGGCGATCGTGAAGGACGCCCAGCGCCCCCGCATTCACGTCTTCGTTCGCGACGAACAACATGCGATCGTCGCGGGGCACGATGAAGCCGTGAGCCGGACGGCCGAAGTGATCGGTGCGGTACTCGGTATCCACGGTCACGTCACCCGCGTGCCGGGCGGCATCATCATCGTCGCGCCCGATCTCGACGGCTTCACGCACTTTCTCGCGTTCTACTGGAGCATCACGCTGCCGGTCGGCATTCTGGCAATTCTCGCGGCGTGGTTCGTCGGCCGAAGAATCACGCGCAATGCGATCGAACCGCTGGTCGACGTCACGCACGCGCTACGCAAGATCGCGGATGGCGATTTCACACCGGAGCCGCTCTTGCACAGCAACACGGAGCTACGCGACCTTACCGGTGCGTACGACGATGTCGCCTACCGCTTGAGCGCGGCGACGGCTGAGCGCCTGCGCAACGAAGCCGAGATGCGGCAATTTATCGCCGACGCCGGGCACGAACTGCGCACGCCGCTCACGGTGGTGATGGGATACCTCGACGCATTGCAGCAGGGCGTCGTACGCGATCCGGATGGAATTTCGCGCGTGCACGAAACGATGCTGGCGGAGAGCCGTCGCATGCGTACGGTCATCGAGAAGCTGATCTTTCTCGCACGGCTCGAGCGTAAGGGTGGATTGCGGAGCGAACCGATCGATCTCGCCGGCTTGGGGCAAAGGGCGGTCGACGCGCTGCAACCGATTGCCGCGGGTCGTATTCGCTACACCCACGCCGGCTCGCCGGCCATCGCCGGCGACGATACCGAACTCTACGAAGCGCTCAAAAACGTGCTGGAAAACGCGCTCAAATACGCGCTGGACTCGCCCGTCCGATTTACCGTCGATACCGACGGCGCCTACGCGCGAGCCACGGTCGCCGACGAGGGCCCCGGGATGGATGCGGTGGATATCGAGCACGCATTCGACCGCTTCTATCGCGGGAGTGCGCGCACGCAAGCAGAGGGCTCGGGCCTGGGCTTAGCGATTGCGAAACGCGCGCTCGACCGCATCGGCGGAACGATTGCGATCGAGAGCGCCCTCGGTCAGGGCACTACGGTGACGATGCGCTTCCCACGGGCGACCGAGCTCCGAAACGGATGA
- a CDS encoding YbaB/EbfC family nucleoid-associated protein, which translates to MNQAQLMAQVKKMQSEMAKAQEELAAMIVTGSAAGGAVSVEMTCDQRVKSVKIGKDAIDPEDPETLEDLVLVAVNDAIAKANEASQKRMGSVTGGMRIPGLM; encoded by the coding sequence ATGAACCAGGCGCAATTGATGGCACAGGTCAAGAAGATGCAGTCCGAGATGGCGAAGGCGCAAGAAGAACTTGCGGCCATGATCGTTACGGGCAGCGCGGCCGGCGGCGCGGTCAGCGTCGAAATGACGTGCGACCAACGCGTGAAGAGCGTGAAGATCGGCAAGGATGCGATCGATCCCGAGGATCCCGAGACGCTCGAAGATTTGGTCCTGGTCGCCGTTAACGATGCGATCGCCAAGGCCAATGAGGCATCGCAGAAGCGTATGGGCTCCGTGACCGGCGGCATGCGCATTCCCGGCCTCATGTAA
- the recR gene encoding recombination mediator RecR gives MPASGSIAGPVQALINEFSKLPTVGPKTAARLVFYLLNRPRHEAQSLSEAILAVKDKVRFCSVCFSLTEEDPCTLCTDERRDRTTLCVVAEAKDIYAIERTAAFKGQYHVLGGLISPMDGIGPAQLHVKELIERIGADAPAEIIIATNPNAEGEATALYLSRLIQPLGVSVTRLAYGLPIGGDLDYADEITVAKAIEGRRSL, from the coding sequence ATGCCCGCTAGCGGATCGATTGCGGGGCCCGTTCAAGCGCTCATCAACGAATTTTCGAAGCTTCCAACCGTCGGCCCGAAAACGGCTGCGCGGTTGGTTTTCTATTTGCTCAATCGCCCGCGCCACGAAGCGCAATCGCTCTCCGAAGCGATCCTTGCGGTGAAGGACAAAGTCCGCTTCTGTTCGGTCTGTTTTTCGCTCACCGAAGAAGACCCGTGCACGCTGTGCACGGACGAACGGCGCGACCGCACCACGCTCTGCGTCGTTGCCGAGGCGAAAGACATCTATGCAATCGAACGAACGGCTGCCTTCAAGGGGCAATATCACGTGCTTGGCGGCCTGATTTCGCCGATGGACGGCATCGGCCCGGCGCAACTGCACGTCAAGGAGTTGATCGAGCGGATCGGAGCGGACGCGCCGGCCGAGATCATCATCGCGACCAATCCGAACGCCGAAGGCGAGGCAACCGCTCTCTACCTTTCGCGCCTCATCCAGCCTCTGGGCGTCAGCGTGACGCGCCTAGCCTACGGCCTGCCGATCGGCGGCGATCTCGATTACGCCGACGAGATCACCGTGGCAAAAGCGATCGAAGGTAGGCGCTCGCTCTAG
- a CDS encoding efflux RND transporter periplasmic adaptor subunit — MSAQSFPLPAGFGGLGRMLAGRNKWIVGGAALALVVALIIATIAIRSQSATSYVTQPVVQQTLLNTVTASGTVNPQNTINVGTQVSGTISQIYVDFNSRVKKGQVLARIDPRTIQAQVDQARANLIQAQAQANAASANATGAASGISVAAANSASASAAIGAAAANVGKARSALQLAQITEGRDAALLAQGYVAQNQVDSDRATVAQDRSDLAAAQAAYAQSKSQAVAQTAQVSQTSSQAAGSMSSSAAAAAAVQAAQATLQQSQYNLDHTVITSPVDGTVIARAVSVGQTVAASLQTPTLFSIAQDLGKMQVDINVGEPDIGNVKAGEPVQFSVLAYPGETFVGKVSQVRINPQTLNNVVTYDVVIDVPNRGNKLLPGMTANATIEVASAPNALVVPLAALQWKPAVAPKSARATNAPARPSTAASGATAASAQSPWGTVTGTSAGASIGAGSTGVLFVQRESSLHPVPVRVGLTTTSQAAVTPLKAGALAAGDAVVIGSSSGTTSTKAVVRSPLTGGGRAPGHGM; from the coding sequence ATGTCGGCTCAATCGTTCCCACTCCCCGCCGGCTTCGGCGGGCTCGGGCGAATGCTCGCGGGACGCAATAAATGGATCGTCGGCGGCGCGGCATTAGCGCTCGTTGTCGCGTTGATTATCGCAACGATCGCCATTCGTTCGCAGAGCGCGACGTCGTACGTCACGCAGCCGGTCGTGCAGCAAACGCTCCTCAATACGGTAACCGCGTCGGGGACGGTTAATCCGCAAAATACGATTAACGTCGGCACTCAAGTCTCGGGAACGATCTCGCAGATCTACGTTGATTTCAACAGCAGGGTGAAGAAGGGCCAAGTGCTCGCGCGCATCGATCCCCGCACCATACAGGCGCAGGTCGATCAAGCTCGTGCAAACCTCATCCAAGCGCAGGCGCAAGCCAACGCCGCAAGCGCGAACGCTACCGGTGCCGCCTCCGGCATTTCGGTAGCAGCGGCCAATAGCGCTTCAGCCTCGGCCGCAATCGGCGCGGCAGCTGCGAACGTCGGCAAGGCGCGCAGCGCGCTGCAGCTCGCGCAAATCACCGAAGGGCGCGATGCCGCCTTGCTCGCGCAGGGTTACGTCGCTCAAAATCAAGTCGATAGCGACAGAGCGACCGTAGCGCAGGATCGAAGCGATCTCGCGGCCGCTCAAGCCGCGTACGCGCAGTCGAAATCGCAGGCCGTCGCACAAACGGCCCAGGTTTCGCAGACCAGTTCGCAAGCCGCCGGATCGATGTCCAGCTCGGCCGCCGCCGCCGCCGCCGTGCAGGCGGCGCAAGCAACGCTGCAACAGAGTCAATATAATCTCGATCATACGGTGATCACCTCGCCGGTCGACGGCACCGTGATCGCGCGCGCCGTCTCGGTGGGCCAGACCGTCGCCGCTTCCTTGCAGACGCCGACGCTGTTTTCGATCGCGCAAGATTTAGGCAAGATGCAAGTCGATATCAACGTCGGAGAGCCGGACATCGGCAACGTGAAGGCGGGCGAACCGGTCCAGTTTTCCGTTCTCGCATATCCAGGCGAAACGTTCGTAGGAAAAGTATCGCAAGTGCGGATCAATCCGCAGACGCTGAATAACGTCGTGACCTACGACGTCGTCATCGACGTCCCCAATCGAGGCAATAAACTGCTCCCGGGCATGACGGCAAACGCCACGATCGAGGTTGCCAGCGCCCCGAATGCTCTCGTGGTGCCGCTCGCGGCACTCCAGTGGAAGCCGGCCGTCGCGCCCAAGTCCGCCCGTGCTACGAACGCGCCGGCCAGGCCCTCCACCGCCGCGTCCGGCGCAACGGCCGCGAGCGCGCAGTCGCCGTGGGGTACCGTCACCGGCACGAGCGCCGGCGCATCGATCGGCGCAGGATCCACCGGCGTGCTGTTCGTGCAGCGCGAGTCGTCGCTCCACCCCGTACCCGTTCGGGTTGGCTTAACCACCACATCGCAAGCCGCGGTCACGCCGCTGAAGGCCGGTGCGCTTGCCGCGGGCGATGCCGTCGTCATCGGTTCCAGCAGCGGGACGACGAGCACCAAGGCCGTCGTACGCTCGCCGCTCACGGGTGGGGGCCGCGCTCCCGGCCACGGCATGTAG
- a CDS encoding ABC transporter permease, which yields MATLRLAWQALVRNKARSLLTMLGIVIGVAAVIITVAIGAGARSSVQSSIAGLGANLIVVQPGSVTQGGARTGFGGASSLTPADGMAIAQLPDVAAVSPLVTLRTQVVAGGNNWQTIVNGVAPTYTFIRDWPIAQGSFFTQSDVTASAKVAVLGQTVVSQLFPDGNPPIGQTAIVKGVPFTVIGVLAAKGQSGTGQDQDDTILIPYSSAMQRLTGLTTVNQLMVSAASADAIDAVQAEVTTLLQTRHRIVPPESNDFQVRNLQSIAAAASSTGAVMEFLLAGVAAVSLIVGGIGIMNIMMVSVTERTREIGLRMAVGARSGTILQQFLAEAIVLSTIGGLIGVVLGVLGTSGVALLAKWPTTIPPIWIALSVGFSALVGIFFGYYPARKAANLNPIEALRFE from the coding sequence ATGGCGACGCTACGCCTGGCATGGCAGGCGCTCGTGCGCAACAAGGCACGTTCGCTGCTCACGATGCTCGGCATCGTCATCGGCGTAGCCGCGGTCATCATTACGGTAGCCATCGGTGCCGGAGCGCGGTCCTCCGTGCAAAGCAGCATCGCGGGCCTCGGTGCGAATTTGATCGTGGTTCAGCCCGGGAGCGTTACGCAAGGCGGAGCGCGCACGGGTTTCGGCGGTGCCTCATCGCTGACGCCGGCTGACGGCATGGCGATCGCACAGCTCCCCGACGTTGCGGCGGTTTCGCCGCTCGTGACCCTACGCACGCAGGTCGTCGCAGGCGGTAATAACTGGCAAACGATCGTGAACGGCGTCGCGCCGACATACACGTTCATCAGAGATTGGCCGATAGCCCAAGGATCGTTCTTTACCCAAAGCGACGTCACGGCTTCGGCGAAGGTCGCCGTGCTCGGGCAGACCGTCGTTTCGCAACTCTTTCCTGACGGCAACCCGCCGATCGGGCAGACGGCGATCGTCAAGGGCGTACCGTTTACCGTCATCGGCGTGCTCGCCGCAAAAGGGCAGAGCGGCACGGGGCAAGACCAGGATGATACGATCCTGATCCCCTATAGTTCCGCGATGCAGCGTCTGACCGGGCTGACGACGGTCAATCAACTGATGGTGTCGGCGGCGAGCGCCGATGCGATCGATGCGGTACAGGCCGAAGTCACGACATTGCTTCAAACCCGACATCGGATCGTTCCACCGGAGAGTAATGATTTTCAAGTCCGCAATTTGCAATCGATCGCTGCAGCGGCTTCGTCGACCGGCGCCGTGATGGAGTTTCTTCTCGCGGGCGTAGCCGCCGTTTCGCTGATCGTCGGCGGCATCGGGATCATGAACATCATGATGGTTTCGGTGACCGAGCGCACGCGCGAAATCGGATTGCGCATGGCGGTCGGCGCGCGCAGCGGGACGATTCTGCAGCAGTTTTTGGCTGAAGCGATCGTGCTCTCCACCATCGGCGGGTTGATCGGCGTGGTACTGGGCGTACTCGGGACCAGCGGCGTGGCGTTGCTCGCAAAATGGCCGACGACGATTCCGCCGATCTGGATCGCCCTCTCGGTGGGCTTCTCGGCGCTGGTAGGGATCTTCTTCGGTTACTACCCCGCGCGAAAGGCGGCCAATTTGAATCCGATCGAAGCCTTGAGGTTCGAATGA